From a region of the Thermoplasmata archaeon genome:
- a CDS encoding DMT family transporter — MEKRFLGYVLMTIVAFIWGVGYTATKICLQVMDPLTLGFTRFFFSTLFFIPIMIKLWKKPKLKDFLLIAMMGLTGVMLYQSLYNSGANGVSAGVGSIVVSTEPIFIFLLSMIFIGERFSILKMTGIIISFIGIIFISINSITDLLSIVSIILILGASIAWSVYTIISKNVLERYDAMFVTSLSMVFGTVFFLPFISKMPAELIRLNIIEIYALAFLVIFATFVAFYLNFKGLQILTASRASVFYYFSPLFTIISAYFIIHEAITVTIIIGGIMVIGGVALVNR; from the coding sequence ATGGAAAAAAGATTTCTTGGGTACGTCTTAATGACTATCGTTGCATTTATCTGGGGTGTAGGTTACACAGCAACTAAAATATGCCTGCAAGTTATGGATCCCTTAACGCTTGGATTTACAAGATTCTTTTTTTCTACTCTCTTTTTCATACCTATCATGATCAAGTTATGGAAAAAACCAAAATTAAAGGACTTTCTTCTAATTGCCATGATGGGGCTGACTGGCGTAATGCTGTACCAGTCTCTTTACAATTCCGGTGCAAACGGTGTTTCTGCGGGAGTTGGATCGATTGTAGTATCAACAGAGCCAATATTCATATTTTTGCTTTCGATGATTTTCATAGGTGAAAGATTCAGCATTTTAAAAATGACAGGGATAATCATTTCTTTTATAGGCATTATATTTATTTCAATTAACAGCATTACAGATCTGCTTAGCATTGTATCCATAATATTGATTCTCGGTGCCTCAATTGCATGGAGTGTTTACACCATTATTTCAAAAAATGTTTTGGAGAGATATGATGCTATGTTTGTCACCTCGTTATCCATGGTTTTTGGAACTGTCTTTTTTTTACCTTTCATTTCAAAAATGCCGGCAGAACTTATAAGATTAAATATAATTGAAATCTATGCACTTGCATTTCTTGTTATTTTTGCAACATTCGTTGCCTTTTATCTTAATTTTAAAGGCCTACAGATACTTACCGCTTCAAGAGCTTCTGTTTTTTACTATTTTAGCCCACTTTTCACTATAATAAGCGCATATTTTATTATTCATGAAGCAATAACAGTAACAATAATAATAGGAGGGATAATGGTAATAGGAGGTGTAGCGTTAGTAAACAGATAG
- a CDS encoding chloride channel protein, which translates to MSLKIKKFNLGFLLNYSYLRKWTFLGILIGIMGGVITVIFYYLIELTTKYFLTDLTGYVQPGSHNLLSPIWPYDIFLIPIIMTVGGLIVGMLIYKYAPEAEGHGTDATINAFHRNKGRIRYRVPLIKVIASAITIGSGGSAGREGPTALSVAGFGSAIANILKLSDKDRTIAVSVGIGAGIGAMFKSPFGGAIFGAEVLYKRDFESEAILPSFIASVVSYSIFGAVYGYQPIFIVPGYTFTSPIILIYFAILGVLMALFGRFYIRIFYGTKLLFSKLKVPKYTKPAIGGFFAGLIALFFPQIMGIGYGWIRIIVNGQYSMLFNNGYITVWYILILLIVSLSIFKIFATSFTVATGGSGGVFAPALFEGAMLGNAFALIMVHFNMPYFPDNIGTIAAFTVVGMMAFFGGVGRVPISVILMVSEMTGNYQLLLPAMISVTISYFLIKDTIYRSQVETRADSPVHELEYVKDPLSYIPVSKILKKEFITISSNSNIEDYDIERFEKNIIAVVDDKGRFINELTKKNISKLAITSTKNIKIGSLPYDIISVVRDTDSCAEALKIIINKNIDHVWVLNKEDQPLGFVTLDGILNEYISTGK; encoded by the coding sequence ATGAGCCTTAAAATTAAAAAATTTAATCTTGGGTTTTTACTTAATTACTCATATTTAAGAAAATGGACATTTTTAGGTATATTAATAGGCATTATGGGTGGTGTTATAACAGTAATATTCTATTATCTTATTGAACTCACTACAAAATATTTTTTGACAGACCTTACAGGATATGTGCAACCAGGTAGCCACAACCTTTTATCTCCTATATGGCCATATGATATATTTTTAATACCAATAATAATGACTGTGGGAGGATTGATTGTTGGAATGTTGATATACAAATATGCACCCGAAGCAGAAGGGCATGGTACTGATGCAACCATTAATGCCTTTCACAGAAATAAGGGGAGGATAAGATATCGTGTACCGCTGATAAAGGTTATAGCCTCTGCCATTACAATCGGAAGTGGAGGCAGTGCTGGCAGAGAAGGACCTACAGCGTTATCTGTTGCTGGATTTGGTTCAGCAATAGCTAATATTTTAAAGCTATCGGACAAAGATCGAACAATTGCAGTTTCGGTAGGAATAGGCGCAGGAATAGGTGCTATGTTCAAATCTCCATTTGGTGGGGCAATATTTGGGGCAGAAGTCTTATATAAAAGAGATTTTGAGAGCGAGGCTATATTGCCCTCTTTCATAGCCTCTGTTGTTTCATATAGTATTTTCGGAGCTGTATATGGGTATCAGCCAATTTTTATAGTACCAGGGTACACATTTACATCCCCAATTATACTTATCTACTTTGCGATTTTAGGGGTTTTAATGGCGCTTTTTGGAAGATTTTATATTCGCATCTTTTATGGCACCAAATTATTATTTTCAAAGTTAAAGGTACCAAAATATACGAAGCCGGCCATAGGTGGATTTTTTGCAGGGCTTATTGCTTTGTTCTTTCCCCAGATTATGGGTATTGGGTACGGGTGGATAAGAATCATAGTTAATGGCCAGTATTCTATGCTTTTTAACAATGGATATATTACAGTATGGTATATCCTGATTCTTCTTATTGTTTCTCTCTCTATTTTCAAGATCTTTGCCACCTCTTTTACCGTAGCAACAGGTGGTAGCGGAGGTGTATTTGCGCCAGCTTTGTTTGAAGGTGCAATGTTAGGTAATGCCTTTGCCTTAATAATGGTGCATTTTAACATGCCATATTTTCCTGATAATATAGGAACCATTGCTGCATTTACAGTAGTTGGTATGATGGCTTTTTTTGGTGGAGTTGGAAGAGTACCAATTTCTGTCATTTTAATGGTCAGTGAGATGACAGGGAATTACCAGTTATTATTGCCAGCTATGATAAGTGTAACAATAAGCTACTTTTTGATTAAAGACACAATATACCGGTCTCAGGTTGAAACTAGAGCCGATTCACCAGTCCATGAGCTAGAATATGTAAAGGACCCGTTATCTTATATTCCAGTTTCAAAAATATTAAAAAAAGAATTCATAACTATTTCCAGCAATTCAAATATTGAAGATTATGATATTGAAAGATTCGAGAAAAATATAATTGCAGTTGTAGATGATAAAGGAAGATTCATTAATGAGCTAACTAAGAAAAATATTTCTAAACTTGCAATAACAAGCACTAAAAATATTAAAATTGGGAGTCTGCCGTACGACATAATATCTGTTGTCAGGGATACAGATAGCTGTGCAGAAGCTCTAAAAATAATTATAAACAAGAATATTGATCATGTTTGGGTTTTAAACAAAGAAGATCAACCTTTAGGATTTGTTACTCTAGATGGCATTTTAAATGAATACATCTCAACCGGCAAATAA